The nucleotide sequence CGCCTGGTCAAACTCCTCAAGCGATTTGGGTGGGCCTTCATACCGCAGGCAACCCGCAACTTCCTCTAGCGTCGTTGTTTGAAAGGGTGGCTTCGGTTGTAGTAACACTCCATTATCGGTATCAATAGCCACAAACTCCTGGCCTGGCTCCCACTGGTGGGCTAATCTCAGCGACATTGGAATGATGACTTGGCCATCACTTGACAAGCGCGTTACTTCCACAGCCCTGGCTCCCTGGATAAGTCATTTGGAACTATTGTATTGAATCAAGTTGCTCACGCGATCGCCTCTAACCCCACACCTTCCTTCTCGGGCAAGCCCGCTTGCATCAGTTGGAACCACTCCAGTAGATTGTCCAACTGCTTTTCGGGTTTGAGGACGCCGAGGCCGCGGACGGTGACTTTGCCGCCGGCGTAGATAAAGCGGGACTTGAGGTGGCCGGGGATGGCGTCGAAGAGGAGCTTCCAGGCGGGTTCCTCCATCGGGGTTTCGAGGATGATGTGCTGCTTACCTTCCGGCTTGATGCGGGAGAAGCCGAGGCGTTTGCCGAGCTGCTTGAGTTCCAGCACGCGGATGAGCTGTTCGGTGGCGAAGGGGATGGTGCCGTAGCGATCGTTGAGGTCGGCGGCGACTTGGGCCAGTTCGCGTTTGCTGTCGGCGGCGGCGAGGGCGCGGTAGGCGCTCATCTTCTGTTCCGTGTCGTCGATGTAGTCGTTGGGGATGAAGGCCGTGACCTTGAGATCCACCTGGGTATCGTCCACCTTGGGAATCTCCTGGCCGCGAATTTCGGCGATTTCTTCCTCCAGCATGTCCATGTAGAGGTCAAAGCCGACGGCATCCATCTGGCCGGACTGCTGGACGCCAAGCAGGTTGCCGACGCCGCGAATCTCCATGTCGCGCATGGCGAGCTGATAGCCGGAGCCGAGTTGGGCAAATTCCTGGATGGCGCGGAGGCGCTGGCGGGCTTTGGGCGTGAGGGTTTGCTGGCGCGGGTAGAACAGCCACGCATGGGCTTGGATGCCCGATCGCCCCACCCGTCCCCGGAGCTGATACAGCTGGGATAGGCCGAATTTATGGGCATCTTCGATCAGGATGGTGTTGACGCGGGGAATGTCCAGGCCGGACTCGATGATGGTGGTGCAGACGAGAATATCCGCCTCGCCGCTGCTGAAGCCGAGCATGGTGGATTCCAGTTCGCCTTCCTGCATTTGGCCGTGGGCAATCATGATGCGGGCACCGGGAATCCATTCCCGCAGGCGAGCGGAGACATCTTCGATGCCTTCGACACGGGGCACGACGTAGAAGATTTGGCCGCCGCGATCGAGTTCCTGCCGCGCCGCACTACGGATGGCTTCGGGATCGTAGGGGGAGAGGTGGGTTTTGATGGGGCGGCGGGAGGGGGGCGGCGTGGTGATCAGGCTCATCTCGCGCACGCCGGACAGGGCCATGTAGAGCGTCCGGGGAATGGGGGTGGCGCTGAGGGTGAGCACGTCCACCTCCGTCTTCAGGGACTTGATTTTCTCCTTTTGGTTCACCCCGAAGCGCTGTTCTTCGTCCACCACCATGAGGCCCAGGTCTTTGAACTGGA is from Leptolyngbya iicbica LK and encodes:
- a CDS encoding AbrB/MazE/SpoVT family DNA-binding domain-containing protein, translating into MEVTRLSSDGQVIIPMSLRLAHQWEPGQEFVAIDTDNGVLLQPKPPFQTTTLEEVAGCLRYEGPPKSLEEFDQAIAQTLKEQWS